One genomic region from Salvia hispanica cultivar TCC Black 2014 chromosome 2, UniMelb_Shisp_WGS_1.0, whole genome shotgun sequence encodes:
- the LOC125205535 gene encoding O-fucosyltransferase 36-like isoform X1 produces MERELSDEEGDRENLISQNARRNQNDAVKSPDRHNHRSAFRIEDELRGRVSGAARRFNKRYILAIFLPLVILIVYLTTDLKSVFQMRVPSVRDIGGGGLVVNRMRESELRALYLLKQQEIELVKMWNYTTVVGGSNFSLVNGSGSVNLNSGSDDSVLEDFKSRVFGQISLNRQIQGTLLSGHESEASVDLSANYSDSSLSDWTRCKKVDQRLADRKTIEWNPKPNKYLFAICVSGQMSNHLICLEKHMFFAALLNRVLVIPSSKVDYEFHRVLDIDHINKCLGRKVVVTFEEFAESKKNHLHIDKFMCYFSLPQPCFMDDERVKKLKGSGVSLSKVEAVWKEDVKKPNQRTVEDVLAKFSSDSDVIAIGDVFFADVEREWVMQPGGPIAHKCKTLIEPSRLILLTAQRFIQTFLGKDFVALHFRRHGFLKFCNAKQPSCFYPVPQAAECINRVVERASTPVIYLSTDAAESETGLLQSLVVLNGKTVPLVRRPARNSAEKWDALLYRHGLEGDSQVEAMLDKTICALSSVFIGSSGSTFTDDILRLRKDWGSSSQCDEYLCQGELPNFIAEDE; encoded by the exons ATGGAGAGGGAGCTATCGGATGAGGAGGGGGATCGGGAGAATCTGATTTCGCAAAATGCGAGGCGGAACCAGAACGACGCCGTAAAGTCGCCCGATCGCCACAATCACCGCTCGGCTTTCCGAATCGAAGACGAATTGAGGGGCAGAGTCTCCGGCGCCGCGCGAAGGTTCAATAAGAGGTACATTCTCGCGATTTTTCTGCCCCTGGTGATTTTGATTGTGTATTTGACTACCGATTTGAAGAGCGTGTTCCAGATGCGAGTGCCGTCGGTTAGGGATATTGGGGGTGGTGGTCTTGTGGTGAATCGAATGCGTGAATCTGAGCTGCGTGCTTTGTATTTGCTTAAGCAGCAGGAAATTGAGCTTGTTAAGATGTGGAATTATACTACAGTGGTTGGTGGATCGAATTTTAGCTTGGTAAATGGTAGTGGCTCAGTGAATTTGAACTCTGGTAGTGATGATAGCGTGTTGGAGGACTTTAAATCGCGAGTTTTTGGGCAAATTTCGTTGAATAGGCAAATTCAGGGGACTCTTTTGTCAGGTCATGAGAGTGAGGCTTCTGTGGATTTGTCTGCAAATTACTCGGATTCGAGTTTGTCTGACTGGACTAGGTGCAAGAAGGTGGATCAGAGATTGGCTGATAGGAAGACGATAGAGTGGAATCCTAAACCGAACAAGTATTTGTTTGCTATTTGTGTGTCAGGCCAAATGTCAAACCATTTGATTTGTTTGGAGAAGCATATGTTCTTTGCGGCTTTGTTGAATCGGGTTTTGGTGATCCCAAGTTCAAAGGTGGACTATGAGTTCCATCGGGTGTTGGATATTGATCACATTAATAAGTGCTTGGGGAGGAAAGTTGTGGTGACCTTTGAAGAGTTTGCAGAGAGCAAGAAGAACCATTTGCATATTGACAAGTTTATGTGTTATTTCTCGTTGCCACAGCCGTGCTTTATGGATGATGAGCGTGTGAAGAAGTTGAAGGGGTCGGGGGTCTCTTTGAGTAAGGTTGAGGCTGTTTGGAAGGAGGATGTTAAGAAGCCAAATCAGAGGACtgttgaggatgttttggcaAAGTTTTCTTCAGACAGTGATGTCATTGCAATCGGAGATGTGTTCTTTGCTGAtgttgagagagagtgggtgATGCAGCCAGGAGGTCCGATTGCACATAAATGCAAGACTTTGATTGAGCCTAGTAGGCTTATTTTGCTTACTGCTCAACGTTTCATACAGACGTTCTTGGGGAAAGACTTCGTGGCTCTTCATTTCAGGCGCCACGGCTTCTTGAAATTCTG CAATGCCAAACAACCGAGCTGCTTTTATCCTGTTCCGCAAGCTGCAGAGTGCATCAATCGAGTTGTTGAGAGGGCTAGTACTCCAGTAATATATCTATCTACCGATGCTGCAGAAAGTGAAACTGGTTTACTTCAATCACTTGTTGTCTTGAATGGGAAGACTGTACCACTTGTTCGGAGACCAGCTCGTAATTCAGCTGAAAAGTGGGATGCTTTATTGTACAGACACGGACTTGAGGGAGATTCTCAG GTTGAGGCGATGCTGGACAAGACTATTTGCGCTCTTTCTTCCGTCTTCATTGGATCTTCTGGATCCACTTTCACCGATGATATTCTACGCCTCCGCAAGGACTGGGGATCATCATCACAATGTGACGAGTACTTGTGCCAGGGCGAGCTTCCAAACTTCATTGCAGAAGATGAGTGA
- the LOC125205535 gene encoding O-fucosyltransferase 36-like isoform X2: MRVPSVRDIGGGGLVVNRMRESELRALYLLKQQEIELVKMWNYTTVVGGSNFSLVNGSGSVNLNSGSDDSVLEDFKSRVFGQISLNRQIQGTLLSGHESEASVDLSANYSDSSLSDWTRCKKVDQRLADRKTIEWNPKPNKYLFAICVSGQMSNHLICLEKHMFFAALLNRVLVIPSSKVDYEFHRVLDIDHINKCLGRKVVVTFEEFAESKKNHLHIDKFMCYFSLPQPCFMDDERVKKLKGSGVSLSKVEAVWKEDVKKPNQRTVEDVLAKFSSDSDVIAIGDVFFADVEREWVMQPGGPIAHKCKTLIEPSRLILLTAQRFIQTFLGKDFVALHFRRHGFLKFCNAKQPSCFYPVPQAAECINRVVERASTPVIYLSTDAAESETGLLQSLVVLNGKTVPLVRRPARNSAEKWDALLYRHGLEGDSQVEAMLDKTICALSSVFIGSSGSTFTDDILRLRKDWGSSSQCDEYLCQGELPNFIAEDE, translated from the exons ATGCGAGTGCCGTCGGTTAGGGATATTGGGGGTGGTGGTCTTGTGGTGAATCGAATGCGTGAATCTGAGCTGCGTGCTTTGTATTTGCTTAAGCAGCAGGAAATTGAGCTTGTTAAGATGTGGAATTATACTACAGTGGTTGGTGGATCGAATTTTAGCTTGGTAAATGGTAGTGGCTCAGTGAATTTGAACTCTGGTAGTGATGATAGCGTGTTGGAGGACTTTAAATCGCGAGTTTTTGGGCAAATTTCGTTGAATAGGCAAATTCAGGGGACTCTTTTGTCAGGTCATGAGAGTGAGGCTTCTGTGGATTTGTCTGCAAATTACTCGGATTCGAGTTTGTCTGACTGGACTAGGTGCAAGAAGGTGGATCAGAGATTGGCTGATAGGAAGACGATAGAGTGGAATCCTAAACCGAACAAGTATTTGTTTGCTATTTGTGTGTCAGGCCAAATGTCAAACCATTTGATTTGTTTGGAGAAGCATATGTTCTTTGCGGCTTTGTTGAATCGGGTTTTGGTGATCCCAAGTTCAAAGGTGGACTATGAGTTCCATCGGGTGTTGGATATTGATCACATTAATAAGTGCTTGGGGAGGAAAGTTGTGGTGACCTTTGAAGAGTTTGCAGAGAGCAAGAAGAACCATTTGCATATTGACAAGTTTATGTGTTATTTCTCGTTGCCACAGCCGTGCTTTATGGATGATGAGCGTGTGAAGAAGTTGAAGGGGTCGGGGGTCTCTTTGAGTAAGGTTGAGGCTGTTTGGAAGGAGGATGTTAAGAAGCCAAATCAGAGGACtgttgaggatgttttggcaAAGTTTTCTTCAGACAGTGATGTCATTGCAATCGGAGATGTGTTCTTTGCTGAtgttgagagagagtgggtgATGCAGCCAGGAGGTCCGATTGCACATAAATGCAAGACTTTGATTGAGCCTAGTAGGCTTATTTTGCTTACTGCTCAACGTTTCATACAGACGTTCTTGGGGAAAGACTTCGTGGCTCTTCATTTCAGGCGCCACGGCTTCTTGAAATTCTG CAATGCCAAACAACCGAGCTGCTTTTATCCTGTTCCGCAAGCTGCAGAGTGCATCAATCGAGTTGTTGAGAGGGCTAGTACTCCAGTAATATATCTATCTACCGATGCTGCAGAAAGTGAAACTGGTTTACTTCAATCACTTGTTGTCTTGAATGGGAAGACTGTACCACTTGTTCGGAGACCAGCTCGTAATTCAGCTGAAAAGTGGGATGCTTTATTGTACAGACACGGACTTGAGGGAGATTCTCAG GTTGAGGCGATGCTGGACAAGACTATTTGCGCTCTTTCTTCCGTCTTCATTGGATCTTCTGGATCCACTTTCACCGATGATATTCTACGCCTCCGCAAGGACTGGGGATCATCATCACAATGTGACGAGTACTTGTGCCAGGGCGAGCTTCCAAACTTCATTGCAGAAGATGAGTGA